The following are encoded together in the Candidatus Methylomirabilis oxygeniifera genome:
- the hpt gene encoding Hypoxanthine-guanine phosphoribosyltransferase (HGPRTase) (HGPRT) — MLNHRVLFDEKTIAIRVQELARAIAQDLPEPTPVLIGLLTGAFIFLGDLVRALARLGIEPEVDLMSVSHYGPLVASSGLVQLYKDSALDLTGRTVLLVDDILDSGRTLGMVCAHLAAKDPSWLRTCVLLDKPSRRQVAIRADYVGFEVPDAWMIGYGLDAYGQGRALPYVAILDAPEQVSQEVEHHTQ; from the coding sequence GTGCTTAACCATCGGGTTCTCTTCGACGAGAAGACTATTGCGATACGGGTGCAGGAATTGGCGCGCGCGATCGCCCAGGACCTGCCCGAGCCGACGCCGGTTCTGATTGGTCTGCTCACCGGTGCGTTTATTTTCCTGGGCGATCTGGTGCGGGCACTGGCCCGTCTTGGGATAGAGCCCGAGGTCGACCTGATGTCCGTCTCGCACTACGGCCCGTTGGTGGCTTCCAGTGGGCTGGTGCAGCTTTACAAGGACAGTGCATTGGATCTTACGGGGCGTACGGTGCTGCTCGTGGATGACATCCTGGATTCTGGGCGGACGCTCGGCATGGTCTGCGCGCATCTTGCCGCTAAGGACCCGAGCTGGCTGCGTACCTGCGTGCTCCTGGATAAGCCGAGTCGGCGGCAGGTGGCCATCCGCGCGGACTATGTCGGCTTTGAGGTACCCGATGCCTGGATGATCGGCTACGGCCTGGACGCCTATGGGCAGGGGCGGGCCCTTCCGTACGTGGCCATACTCGATGCGCCAGAGCAAGTGAGCCAGGAAGTCGAACACCATACTCAATGA
- a CDS encoding putative Fe-S oxidoreductase (Evidence 3 : Function proposed based on presence of conserved amino acid motif, structural feature or limited homology), with protein MTRDVRRHRLVKEDLVYGPLLSRRLGRSLGVNLLGAGAKLCSFNCRYCQCGWTAQPIVQGIDSLTDLPTGNQVVEALERRLQQLCREQILIDVITFSGNGEPTLHPELQAIVKAASDLRDLYMPDAKLAILSNSSTVYRSEIRAALQGIDLKLMKLDAGSEALMRRINLPAKGWDFAQMLQGLAQLDGVLLQTMFVWGRVATTAPVAIREWSDRVAEIRPRGVQIYTLDRVPADTRLIPVSRTVLEVIAEYARRRTQVSIEVY; from the coding sequence ATGACGAGGGATGTACGCCGACATCGGCTGGTGAAAGAGGATCTGGTCTACGGCCCACTGCTTTCTCGACGACTGGGCCGCTCGCTGGGCGTCAATCTGCTGGGCGCAGGAGCCAAGCTCTGCTCCTTTAACTGCCGGTACTGCCAGTGCGGCTGGACTGCACAGCCGATCGTGCAGGGTATCGACTCGCTGACCGATCTTCCTACCGGCAACCAGGTAGTCGAAGCTTTAGAGAGACGGCTGCAGCAGTTATGCCGTGAGCAGATCCTTATCGACGTCATCACCTTCTCCGGCAACGGCGAGCCCACGCTTCATCCCGAATTACAGGCGATCGTTAAGGCCGCGTCCGATCTGCGGGATCTCTATATGCCGGACGCCAAGCTGGCCATTCTGTCGAATAGCTCCACCGTGTATCGCTCGGAGATACGCGCCGCGTTGCAGGGGATCGATCTCAAGTTGATGAAGTTGGATGCCGGGAGCGAGGCGCTCATGCGACGGATCAATCTGCCCGCCAAAGGGTGGGACTTCGCCCAGATGCTCCAGGGGTTAGCGCAGCTTGACGGCGTACTGTTGCAAACGATGTTCGTGTGGGGCAGGGTGGCGACCACGGCCCCTGTGGCGATCCGCGAGTGGTCCGACCGGGTTGCTGAGATTCGCCCGCGTGGGGTTCAGATCTATACGCTCGACCGGGTACCGGCCGACACCCGCTTGATACCGGTTTCCCGAACAGTGCTCGAAGTAATCGCCGAGTATGCGCGACGGCGCACCCAGGTCTCAATTGAAGTCTACTGA